The Verrucomicrobium spinosum DSM 4136 = JCM 18804 genome includes a region encoding these proteins:
- a CDS encoding DUF3096 domain-containing protein, producing MKSTLFHPIVSIIAGICVLIFPALLNYVVGIYLILTGVLALSGRRS from the coding sequence ATGAAATCGACTCTTTTCCATCCCATCGTCTCCATCATTGCCGGCATTTGCGTGCTGATCTTTCCCGCACTGCTGAACTACGTGGTGGGTATCTATCTCATTCTGACAGGTGTGCTCGCTCTGAGTGGTCGCCGGTCATGA